In Drosophila santomea strain STO CAGO 1482 chromosome 2L, Prin_Dsan_1.1, whole genome shotgun sequence, a single window of DNA contains:
- the LOC120449786 gene encoding enoyl-CoA delta isomerase 1, mitochondrial encodes MLRNRLIDGVRRIQPILSGRQSLRSLSNGATSKLTTIEVDDRSGIATLSMNLPPVNTLTMELMHDLIDSINQIESNKSRGLILTSSNDKVFSAGLDLKELLNPEVERLRLFWTRFQDLWLALHLCGLPTAAAINGHSPAAGCVLATACEYRVMMPNLFIGIHATRFSFVISKWMMNSYQSVLPRKIVERALNQGKLFATQEALDVGLVDEIACSKEEALSKCAAFIATFDKANPMARCLTKRMCREPDVRELLQDRAGDLKECVDYVTAPHFQEGLCAHLEGLKKKK; translated from the exons ATGTTGCGTAACAGACTAATAGATGGAGTCAGGCGGATCCAACCCATACTTAGCGGGCGGCAATCCCTGCGATCCCTTAGCAATGGGGCGACCTCAAAGCTGACCACCATAGAGGTGGACGATAGGAGTGGGATCGCCACTCTGTCCATGAACCTGCCGCCGGTGAACACTCTGACCATGGAGCTGATGCACGACCTCATCGATTCCATCAATCAGATCGAGAGCAACAAGAGCCGCGGTCTCATCCTGACTTCA AGCAATGACAAGGTCTTCTCCGCTGGCCTCGATCTCAAGGAGCTGCTGAACCCGGAAGTGGAGCGATTACGGTTATTCTGGACCCGGTTCCAGGATTTGTGGCTGGCCCTCCATCTCTGTGGCCTTCCCACAGCGGCGGCCATCAAT GGACACTCTCCTGCCGCTGGCTGTGTCCTAGCCACCGCCTGTGAGTACCGCGTCATGATGCCCAATCTCTTCATCGGTATACATGCCACCCGGTTCAGCTTCGTCATCTCGAAGTGGATGATGAACTCGTACCAGAGCGTCTTACCCCGCAAAATTGTCGAGCGGGCGTTGAATCAAGGTAAGCTCTTTGCCACCCAGGAGGCCTTGGATGTGGGCCTCGTGGACGAGATCGCGTGTAGCAAGGAGGAAGCGCTCTCCAAGTGTGCAGCCTTCATAGCCACCTTTGACAAGGCCAATCCCATGGCCAGGTGCCTAACCAAGCGAATGTGTCGGGAGCCAGATGTGAGAGAGCTGCTCCAGGACCGAGCAGGGGATCTGAAGGAGTGCGTCGACTATGTCACTGCTCCGCATTTCCAAGAGGGACTCTGCGCACACTTGGAGGGtctcaaaaagaaaaagtag